The Bartonella sp. HY328 genome contains the following window.
CACGCCCTTTGGCTCGTATCATACAAGAACACATTAAAAAACCGCTTGCAGATGAAATTCTTTTTGGAAAGTTACGCAAAGGTGGTACCGTTCGCGTTGCGCTTAATAAGAATAATAACGGTATTGCACTTGATATCTTACCAGCTGACACACCTATTCGTGCCCCAAAGACAAATGATAAAAAGAATGAGGATGCCTATCTTGGTGATATATCAGATGAAAGCGAAAGCAGCATTTAATATGTGAGCTTAGATCATGGATAAAAACCAAAAGTTTTATTAAAAATTTATTACTAAAGCTGTGAGGTAAGTTAACATATAACTTTTAACTTACTGTAAATTTATCTTTTTTTAAAAAATATATTGATAATACGGGGCAATAGCAATGCGTGTAAAGATAATGGATGCCAACCTTGAAAAAGGTCTTAAAGCACTGTCGGACAAATTTGGCGTGAATTTTAGTAATAATGAATCAATACGCGCAAGTCATACTCACACAATTAGCACCCTTGAACATCAGCTTCCCGACTGTGTCATTTATGTTGAAAATGCTAGTGATGTACAAAGCTTAGTGTTGATTGCGCAGGAATATAATTTACCCATCATCGCTTTTAGTGCAGGCACGTCTTTAGAAGGCCAGTTAAACGCACCTTTTGGTGGCATCAGCGTTGATTTTTCTCGCATGAATAAAGTTATTGAGTTTAATCCTGACGACATGACGATAACTGTTGAACCGGGTATAACGCGAGAGGTATTAAACAGCTGGTTACGTGATAGCGGCCTGTTTTTCCCTGTTGATCCTGGTGCGAATGCCTCGATTGGTGGCATGGCATCAACTAGGGCATCCGGCACAAATGCAGTACGCTATGGCACGATGAAAGACTTGGTATTAAGTGCTGAAGCTGTTATGGCTGATGGTAGACTTATTCGAACCGCAAGCAAAGCTAAAAAAAGTGCAGCGGGCTATGATTTAACCCACTTACTTGTTGGCTCTGAAGGAACCTTAGGCCTATTCACCGCAATTACGTTAAAATTGCAACCAATTCCAGAGGTTATTGCCAGTGGGGTTTGCACATTTGAAAGCGTTAAGCATGCATGTGACGCAGTTATCGAAATGATCCAATGCGCCGTGCCGATTGCACGTGTTGAATTGATGGATCAAGTTCAGGTCGCTGCCTGTAATGCCTATTCAGGCTTGGATCTTGAAGCACGTCCAACTCTTTGCTTGGAATTTCATGGTGATAGTACGAGCGTGGATACGCAGATTGCCATATTTGATGAAATTGCCAAATCCCATGGCAGTTTAGATTTCACCTATTCACGTGATGCTGATCAGCGTGCCAAGCTTTGGAAGGCGCGCCATAACGCTTTTTGGGCAGGTGAAGCCTTAATGAAAAATTGTGAAATTTTCTCAACTGATGTCTGTGTGCCTATTTCAAAACTTGCAATTTGTGTGGAGGAAACACAAAAAGACCTGCAAGAAACAGGTTTAATGGGGCCAATTGTTGGCCATGTTGGTGATGGAAATTTTCATCTTCTGCTTGGATATGAAAAAGGAAATCCAAATGAAAGAGCCAAAGCTATGGCGTTTTCTGCCCGATTAAGCGAAAGAGCAATTTATTTTGATGGTACCTGTACGGGTGAACATGGCATTGGAGAGCGTAAAGCACCTTATTTGCGTAAGGAATTTGGGGATGGTGTGGATTTTATGCAAGTGATTAAACAAGCGCTGGATCCGAAAAATATTTTAAACCCTGGAAAATATGGTTTTGATAATTATTAAAACTAAATTTTGTGAGTGCCCTGTCTCGAATTATTTAGCTTTGAATGTTTTTATAAAATGCCGATAATATTTATTATTAATCGGCATTTTAAGTTAAAACCTCTATTTAAAGTTTCCCACTAATTCATTATAAAAGAACAAAATTCTATCAATCGTCCTTCCATGCCTCAATCATCACATCGCTGGTTGAAACGGGTTCAAAACCTAGTTTTTGATAAAGTTGCAAAGCGCGCGGGCTATCAAGTGTATTTGTCTGAATGATGAGTTTTTTTGGGTCTAAATCCCAAGCTGAAGATAGGACTTCATTTAGAAAAAATCGCGATAATCCGCGTCCTTGGTACTCCTTAATCAAGCCAAAATATAACACTTCGGCAATAGGCATATTACGCAGATTAAGCTCCGCAAAACCTGCAGGACAACCACTTATATATAAAATATAAATTACGGTTTGATCAGATTGGATAATATCCTTTATTTGTTGATCTTTTAACTTGCGTCGTACAGACCAGTGATGTTCTTTACCAATTTCACGATATAAATAACGATAAAAATGAGGAGGACATAGCTCAGCTTTCATTATAGCAAGCGCCATACCTATCGGCAATGGCACTTGATTATTGTTGCGTGCTTGCATTTCAAGGTGAGTAACACGAGCGGCGAGATATTGAGGTGATTTTTTGAAGCCCATTAAACGCATCTCCAATTATTCATCCGAAACAACAACAGTATCACTTAATGAGCCCCACTCGCTCCATGAACCGTCATAAAGTCGCACATTCTCATTTCCCAAGCCCTGCAAAGCCAACGTCAAAACAGCCGCAGTTACTCCAGAACCACAAGTCGTTACGATCGGGACCAGCGGATCGATGGAAGCATTTTTAAAAATCCCTATAATTTCTTCATTCGATTTGAATTTTCCATTATCAGCAAGCAGGGCATAGGGAATATTATGAGCATTCGGCATATGGCCAGAGCGCACACCTGCCCGCGGTTCCTTTTCTTCGCCAGAAAATCGTTTTTTTCCACGTGCATCAGCGATGGAAATGTCACCCCTAACAACGATATCGCGCATTTCATCAATAAAAACGACTTTGCTTAGATCAGCATTCGCGTTAAATATTTTTGGAGCAATAATTGTATCATTACTGGTTACAGGACGCCCTTCCTGTTGCCAAAATTTAAAGCCGCCATCAAGCACATAAACTTTTTCTGCGCCCATCAAGCGCAACAACCACCATGCACGCGGTGCAGAAAAGAGACCATCACCATCGTAAACAACTATGGTATTTTTTTCACTAACACCAAGTGCACCTAGTCCTTTTGCGAAATATTCGGCATCGGGCAATGTATGAGGTAGGGAAGACTGTGGGTCACTTAATAGATCATGGTCAAAAAACACAGCTTCTGGTATGTGCGACTTGCTATATTCTAAACGACCATTTCTATTGGCTTTTGGTAAATACCAAGATGCATCAATAATATGTATATCACTTGCACCTAATTGGCTTTCCAACCAGTCTGCAGACACGATAAAAGGATTGTTGTGAGACATTGCGTTTCCTTCCCTATTTATCCCTATATTACGCCTTTCTTGTTAAAAATCGAGAACAATTTAAGTGAGAATATGCAATTCATTCCCCC
Protein-coding sequences here:
- a CDS encoding GNAT family N-acetyltransferase — translated: MGFKKSPQYLAARVTHLEMQARNNNQVPLPIGMALAIMKAELCPPHFYRYLYREIGKEHHWSVRRKLKDQQIKDIIQSDQTVIYILYISGCPAGFAELNLRNMPIAEVLYFGLIKEYQGRGLSRFFLNEVLSSAWDLDPKKLIIQTNTLDSPRALQLYQKLGFEPVSTSDVMIEAWKDD
- the sseA gene encoding 3-mercaptopyruvate sulfurtransferase encodes the protein MSHNNPFIVSADWLESQLGASDIHIIDASWYLPKANRNGRLEYSKSHIPEAVFFDHDLLSDPQSSLPHTLPDAEYFAKGLGALGVSEKNTIVVYDGDGLFSAPRAWWLLRLMGAEKVYVLDGGFKFWQQEGRPVTSNDTIIAPKIFNANADLSKVVFIDEMRDIVVRGDISIADARGKKRFSGEEKEPRAGVRSGHMPNAHNIPYALLADNGKFKSNEEIIGIFKNASIDPLVPIVTTCGSGVTAAVLTLALQGLGNENVRLYDGSWSEWGSLSDTVVVSDE
- a CDS encoding FAD-binding oxidoreductase, with the translated sequence MRVKIMDANLEKGLKALSDKFGVNFSNNESIRASHTHTISTLEHQLPDCVIYVENASDVQSLVLIAQEYNLPIIAFSAGTSLEGQLNAPFGGISVDFSRMNKVIEFNPDDMTITVEPGITREVLNSWLRDSGLFFPVDPGANASIGGMASTRASGTNAVRYGTMKDLVLSAEAVMADGRLIRTASKAKKSAAGYDLTHLLVGSEGTLGLFTAITLKLQPIPEVIASGVCTFESVKHACDAVIEMIQCAVPIARVELMDQVQVAACNAYSGLDLEARPTLCLEFHGDSTSVDTQIAIFDEIAKSHGSLDFTYSRDADQRAKLWKARHNAFWAGEALMKNCEIFSTDVCVPISKLAICVEETQKDLQETGLMGPIVGHVGDGNFHLLLGYEKGNPNERAKAMAFSARLSERAIYFDGTCTGEHGIGERKAPYLRKEFGDGVDFMQVIKQALDPKNILNPGKYGFDNY